The Pseudomonas sp. FP198 genomic interval GCGGTCCCCATGAGCAGTCATCACCAAGACAAGGCGACGTTCCTCGAGCGCCTGATTTTCAACAACCGCCCGGCAGTGATCATCATTTGCCTGCTGGTCAGCATTTTCCTGTTCTGGCAGGCGACGCTGATCCGGCCGTCCACCAGTTTCGAAAAAATGATTCCCCTCGAGCACCCGTTCATCGAGAAGATGCTCGAACACCGCAATGACCTGGCGAACCTGGGCAACACGGTACGGATTTCCGTGGAAGCTACCAACGGCGATATTTTCTCCAAGGAGTACATGGAGACCCTGCGCCAGATCCACGACGAGGTCTTCTACATCTCCGGCGTCGACCGCTCTGGCCTGAAGTCGCTGTGGAGCCCGAGCGTACGCTGGACCGAAGTGACGGAGGAGGGCTTCGCCGGGGGCGAGGTGATCCCGCAGAGTTACAACGGTTCGGCCGACAGCCTCGACCTGCTGCGCAACAACGTGCTCAAGTCCGGCCAGGTCGGGCGCCTGGTGGCGAACGATTTCAAATCGAGCATCATCGATATCCCGCTGCTGGAGTCCTATCCCGACCCGCAGGACCAGGGCAAATTGCTCGCCCTCGATTATCGGAAGTTTTCCCACGAGCTTGAAGACAAGATCCGCAACAAGTTCGAAGCGCAGAACCCGAATGTGCAGATTCACATCGTTGGCTTCGCCAAGAAGGTCGGCGACCTGATCGACGGCCTGGTCATGGTGGTGCTGTTCTTCGGCGTGGCCTTCGTCATCACCCTGATCCTGCTGTACTGGTTCACCAACTGCATGCGCAGCACCGTTGCGGTATTGAGCACCACCCTGGTGGCGGTGGTCTGGCAACTGGGGCTGATGCACGCGGCCGGTTTCGGCCTGGATCCGTATTCGATGCTGGTGCCGTTCCTGATCTTCGCCATCGGCATTTCCCACGGCGTACAGAAAATCAACGGCATCGCCTTGCAGTCCAGCGAGGCGGACAATGCCTTGACGGCGGCGCGGCGCACTTTCCGCCAGTTGTTCCTGCCGGGGATGATCGCGATCCTGGCCGATGCCGTCGGCTTCATTACCTTGCTGATCATCGACATCGGCGTGATTCGCGAACTGGCCATCGGCGCGTCCATCGGCGTGGCGGTGATTGTGTTCACCAACCTGATCCTGCTGCCGGCGGCGATTTCCTACGTCGGTATCAGCAAGCGCGCGGTCGAGCGCAGCAAGAAAGACGCGACCCGCGAACATCCGTTCTGGCGCCTGCTGTCGAACTTTGCCAGCGCCAAGGTCGCGCCGGTATCGATTGCCCTGGCCGTGCTCGCGTTTGGCGGCGGCCTCTGGTACAGCCAGAACCTGAAGATCGGTGACCTCGACCAGGGCGCGCCGGAACTGCGTCCGGACTCGCGCTACAACCAGGACAACAACTTCATCATCAGCAACTATTCCACCAGCTCCGATGTGCTGGTGGTGATGGTCAAGACCAAGGCCGAAGGCTGTTCGCGCTACGAAGCCATGGCGCCCATCGACGAGCTGATGTGGAAGATGCAGAACACCGAGGGCGTGCAGTCGGCGATTTCCCTGGTGACTGTGTCCAAGCAGATGATCAAGGGCATGAACGAGGGCAACCTGAAGTGGGAAACCCTGTCGCGCAACCCTGATGTACTGAACAGCTCCATTGCCCGGGCCGACGGCCTGTACAACAACAGCTGTTCCCTGGCGCCGGTGCTGGTGTTCCTCAACGACCACAAGGCCGAGACGCTCGACCGCGCCGTGACGGCGGTGCAGGACTTCGCCAAGGAGCACAACCGCGATGGCCTGGAGTTCATCCTCGCCGCCGGCAACGCCGGCATCGAGGCGGCCACCAACGAGGTGATCAAGGAGTCGGAACTGACCATCCTGATCCTCGTGTATATCTGCGTGGCGACGATGTGCATGATCACCTTCCGTTCGTGGGCAGCGACGCTGTGCATCGTCCTGCCACTGGTGCTGACCTCGGTGCTGGGCAACGCCCTGATGGCGTTCATGGGCATCGGTGTGAAGGTCGCGACGCTGCCGGTGGTGGCCCTCGGTGTGGGCATCGGCGTGGACTACGGCATCTACATCTACAGCCGGCTGGAAAGTTTCCTGCGGGCCGGGTTGCCGTTGCAGGAGGCGTATTACCAGACGCTGAAATCCACCGGCAAGGCAGTGCTGTTCACCGGGCTGTGCCTGGCCATCGGTGTCTGCACCTGGATCTTCTCGGCGATCAAGTTCCAGGCGGATATGGGCCTGATGCTGACGTTCATGTTGTTGTGGAACATGTTCGGTGCGCTGTGGCTGCTACCCGCGCTGGCGCGGTTCCTGATCAAGCCGGAGAAGCTGGCGGGGCAGAAGGGCAATTCGTTGTTCGCTCACTGAGGCCTGGCAGAAATAAAAAAGCCGCAACCTGAGGTTGTGGCTTTTTTATTTGGGCTGTCTTCAGGAAGGATCGGTACCCAGCACGACATTCAGCGCGCTGCGGGCATCATCCAGTTGCACCAGCGTGGCATGGCGGGCGCCGAGGGCATCGCGGTTCTCGATGGCGGTGAGGATCGCCTTGTGCCGTGGCATCGCCAGCTCGTGCAGATTGGGCCGTTGGTTGGAGTGCTTGAGGGCTTCGGCGATGGCCACCGACAGCATGTTGCACAGGTTGGCGAGCAGGTCGTTGTGGGTGGCGTCGGCGATGCGGCTGTGAAAGTCCAGGTCCGGTTGCAGGAGGGCTTCCGGGGTCGGGGCGGCTTCCATGCGCTGGTAGGCTTCGCTGATGGCGGCGATGTCGGCGTCGGTGGCGAATTGCGCGGCGAGGGCGGCAGCGGCCGGCTCGATGATGCTGCGGACGCTGGTGAGCAGTCCGAAGAACTCGTTCTGCGGGCTGCTCTGCATCAGCCAGTGCAGCACATCGGGGTCGAGCATGTGCCATTCCCGACGCGGCTTGACCACCGTGCCCACTCGCGGCCGCGAATACACCAGGCCCTTGGCGACCAGCACGCGCGTGGCTTCGCGCAGCACCGGGCGGCTGACGGCATATTCTTCGCACAGCAAGGCTTCGGCGGGCAGTTTGTCGTCGGGCTTGAAGCGGCCAGAGACGATCTGCATGCCCAGTTCCTGGACGATGCGCGCGTGCATGCTCTTGCGGTCGGAGGGTTTGCGGTAATCCATGGGGAGCGGCGCGATCCTGTGGGCGAGGGGTGCTGCGCATGATAGCAGGCGCGGCGGATATTCATCAGACCAAACCCTTGGGCCTGAGCGACCTTGTGGCGAGGGAGCTTGCTCCCGCTGGACTGCGAAGCAGGCCCCTGGGCGGTCGCTGCGCACTGGAGCGCCAGCCCGGCCGAGCGGGAGCAAGCTCCCTCGCCACATGCGGTAGGCCAGGCGA includes:
- a CDS encoding RND family transporter translates to MSSHHQDKATFLERLIFNNRPAVIIICLLVSIFLFWQATLIRPSTSFEKMIPLEHPFIEKMLEHRNDLANLGNTVRISVEATNGDIFSKEYMETLRQIHDEVFYISGVDRSGLKSLWSPSVRWTEVTEEGFAGGEVIPQSYNGSADSLDLLRNNVLKSGQVGRLVANDFKSSIIDIPLLESYPDPQDQGKLLALDYRKFSHELEDKIRNKFEAQNPNVQIHIVGFAKKVGDLIDGLVMVVLFFGVAFVITLILLYWFTNCMRSTVAVLSTTLVAVVWQLGLMHAAGFGLDPYSMLVPFLIFAIGISHGVQKINGIALQSSEADNALTAARRTFRQLFLPGMIAILADAVGFITLLIIDIGVIRELAIGASIGVAVIVFTNLILLPAAISYVGISKRAVERSKKDATREHPFWRLLSNFASAKVAPVSIALAVLAFGGGLWYSQNLKIGDLDQGAPELRPDSRYNQDNNFIISNYSTSSDVLVVMVKTKAEGCSRYEAMAPIDELMWKMQNTEGVQSAISLVTVSKQMIKGMNEGNLKWETLSRNPDVLNSSIARADGLYNNSCSLAPVLVFLNDHKAETLDRAVTAVQDFAKEHNRDGLEFILAAGNAGIEAATNEVIKESELTILILVYICVATMCMITFRSWAATLCIVLPLVLTSVLGNALMAFMGIGVKVATLPVVALGVGIGVDYGIYIYSRLESFLRAGLPLQEAYYQTLKSTGKAVLFTGLCLAIGVCTWIFSAIKFQADMGLMLTFMLLWNMFGALWLLPALARFLIKPEKLAGQKGNSLFAH
- a CDS encoding FadR/GntR family transcriptional regulator, giving the protein MDYRKPSDRKSMHARIVQELGMQIVSGRFKPDDKLPAEALLCEEYAVSRPVLREATRVLVAKGLVYSRPRVGTVVKPRREWHMLDPDVLHWLMQSSPQNEFFGLLTSVRSIIEPAAAALAAQFATDADIAAISEAYQRMEAAPTPEALLQPDLDFHSRIADATHNDLLANLCNMLSVAIAEALKHSNQRPNLHELAMPRHKAILTAIENRDALGARHATLVQLDDARSALNVVLGTDPS